The following proteins are encoded in a genomic region of Phalacrocorax carbo chromosome 2, bPhaCar2.1, whole genome shotgun sequence:
- the C2H8orf88 gene encoding uncharacterized protein C8orf88 homolog — MLKETKKFIGKSLQPARPVHHLSSKQAIALNFQTELPSNTEVCLQSKVDWLPEMTEVKILTQTMMPCQPKQHESEAKKERIKYSRDFLLKLSSVSLSQKKPEFLPDHPVVLDKPEKSNPFVDICKK, encoded by the exons ATGTTAAAGGAAACTAAAAAGTTTATTGGTAAATCTCTTCAGCCAGCACGACCTGTGCATCATCTGTCTTCCAAACAAG CCATTGCGTTAAACTTTCAGACCGAATTACCTAGCAACACTGAAGTATGTTTGCAGAGTAAGGTTGACTGG TTACCTGAAATGACTGAAGTGAAGATCTTAACTCAAACTATGATGCCTTGTCAACCAAAACAGCATgaatcagaagcaaaaaaag AAAGGATCAAATACAGCAGAGATTTCCTTCTGAAACTTTCAagtgtttctctctctcagaaGAAGCCAGAGTTTCTTCCTGATCATCCAGTTGTGCTTGATAAGCCC GAAAAGAGCAACCCTTTTGTTGACATATGCAAGAAGTGA